From the genome of Gemmatimonas phototrophica, one region includes:
- the hemN gene encoding oxygen-independent coproporphyrinogen III oxidase, producing MPVDLQVPDVSPALLAKYDIPGPRYTSYPAVPDWRGAFDADAWAGHLGVLGTTDAPLALYVHLPFCASRCLYCGCNATVTTRSEIVDRYLTRLYRELEMLAQAIGSAPRVVEMHWGGGTPNFLTDMQVERLFSRLQQTFGIDARTECSVEADPRLVTRDQLRTFRQLGFSRISYGVQDVDTEVQEAIGRVQPVDMVRNCVEMAREEGFAGLNLDLIYGLPQQTPSSFANSIETALSFNPDRVACFGYAHVPWMKSHQKRIDENALPRAWDRFRLFQQAVQRFTDDGYRWIGIDHFARPEDPLALAADAGRLHRNFMGYTTRSGDHLLGIGTSSISEVDGWFGQNAADLGPWQRDIDANRLPLSRGHVLSDDDRARGAAVSHLMCNAELPFDLFVGDIDDLVDRYEQFAADGLVMFETDRITVTPLGRFFLRNLAFPLDAYRGATDGPRRFSRAV from the coding sequence GTGCCTGTTGACCTGCAGGTCCCTGATGTGTCGCCGGCGCTGCTGGCGAAGTACGACATTCCCGGTCCGCGCTACACGAGCTACCCCGCCGTCCCCGACTGGCGGGGGGCCTTCGATGCCGATGCCTGGGCCGGGCACCTCGGGGTGCTCGGCACCACCGACGCGCCGCTCGCGCTGTACGTCCACCTCCCCTTCTGCGCGTCACGCTGCTTGTACTGTGGCTGCAACGCCACCGTGACCACGCGCAGCGAAATTGTCGATCGCTATCTCACACGGCTCTACCGCGAGCTGGAGATGCTCGCGCAGGCTATTGGCAGCGCTCCGCGTGTGGTGGAGATGCACTGGGGAGGCGGCACTCCGAACTTCCTCACTGATATGCAGGTGGAACGGTTGTTCAGCCGCCTGCAACAGACGTTCGGCATAGATGCGCGCACGGAATGCTCGGTGGAAGCAGACCCGCGGCTCGTGACGCGCGACCAGCTGCGCACCTTCCGGCAGTTGGGCTTCTCGCGCATCAGCTACGGCGTGCAGGATGTGGATACAGAAGTGCAGGAGGCCATTGGCCGAGTGCAGCCCGTGGACATGGTGCGCAACTGTGTGGAGATGGCGCGGGAGGAAGGCTTCGCCGGACTCAATCTCGATCTCATCTATGGGCTCCCCCAGCAGACGCCCTCCAGCTTTGCCAACTCCATTGAGACGGCGCTTTCGTTCAACCCCGATCGGGTGGCCTGCTTTGGCTATGCGCATGTCCCATGGATGAAGTCGCACCAGAAGCGCATTGACGAAAACGCACTCCCACGCGCGTGGGACCGTTTCAGACTCTTCCAGCAGGCCGTGCAGCGGTTCACCGACGACGGCTATCGCTGGATTGGCATCGATCACTTCGCGCGCCCTGAAGATCCGCTTGCGCTGGCCGCTGACGCCGGGCGCCTGCATCGCAACTTCATGGGCTATACCACCCGCAGTGGCGATCATCTGCTGGGCATTGGGACCAGCTCCATCTCCGAAGTGGACGGGTGGTTCGGGCAGAACGCCGCCGACCTGGGACCGTGGCAGCGGGATATTGATGCCAACCGGCTGCCACTGTCCCGCGGGCATGTCCTGAGCGACGACGATCGTGCGCGAGGTGCCGCGGTCTCGCACCTCATGTGCAACGCCGAACTGCCCTTCGACCTGTTCGTGGGCGACATCGATGACTTGGTGGACCGCTACGAGCAGTTCGCCGCCGATGGACTGGTGATGTTCGAAACCGACCGGATTACCGTGACGCCGTTGGGTCGGTTCTTCCTTCGCAATCTTGCCTTCCCCCTCGATGCTTATCGTGGAGCCACCGACGGCCCTCGTCGGTTCTCGCGGGCTGTCTAA
- a CDS encoding M28 family peptidase, whose protein sequence is MTLPVTPRRVLAAAAATLFATELTAQSAATPAPFAPITQAVHRDVNGDRAFTTVDFVQRRFRLPGNEGFDLAIDTVAALLRAAGYVNETEAKPTDRLVYRIESRDMPNEAWTPHDARITIAGRSTPLQTLAGNLNMIAINSVSTPPNGVTAELVDVGAGSDSAFKANTVAGRIVLSTGNARLVLPRAQRYGALGVLNTQTLPAYNQQGKHPRAIQFTGIARDTIRPGWVLFVSSVTRDSLQAALKQGAVQLHVLINTSFARRPERTLVAEIRGTTAPNERFVYSAHVQEPGANDNASGVGTLAEMARVAASLVQRGIAQPRRTLTFLWGDEIRSTDRYLKEDSTRRAGVKWGMSLDMVGENTALTGGTFLIEKMPDPSAVWVRGDDQHSEWGGKPIPENEIKAYWFNDFVRNRCLDRARTTKWVVKANPFEGGSDHTPFLNADIPAVLLWHFTDVFYHTDLDRIENVSATTLANVGACALTTGLLLTQGTPVIARAALEELTVTAQQALRTQAALSRDTLARGGNVQYEQHILNVWRDYYLAALDRVADIAVGPVDLRTALANAKRRVRAATVTLQ, encoded by the coding sequence ATGACTCTGCCCGTGACCCCTCGCCGCGTGCTAGCAGCCGCCGCCGCCACGCTGTTCGCCACCGAACTGACCGCGCAGTCGGCCGCCACGCCCGCCCCGTTTGCCCCCATCACGCAGGCGGTGCACCGCGACGTCAACGGCGACCGCGCATTCACCACGGTGGACTTCGTGCAGCGCCGCTTCCGGCTCCCCGGCAACGAGGGGTTCGATCTCGCCATCGATACCGTCGCCGCACTGCTGCGCGCCGCTGGCTATGTCAATGAGACGGAGGCCAAGCCCACCGATCGCCTGGTCTATCGCATTGAATCGCGCGACATGCCCAACGAGGCGTGGACGCCGCACGATGCGCGCATCACCATCGCCGGCCGCTCGACGCCACTGCAGACGCTCGCCGGCAACCTCAACATGATTGCCATCAACTCGGTCTCCACGCCGCCCAATGGCGTAACCGCCGAGCTGGTGGATGTGGGCGCCGGGTCTGATTCGGCCTTCAAGGCCAACACCGTGGCCGGGCGCATCGTGCTCTCCACCGGCAACGCCCGCCTCGTACTCCCACGCGCGCAGCGCTACGGCGCCCTCGGCGTACTCAACACGCAAACGCTCCCCGCCTACAACCAGCAAGGCAAACATCCGCGCGCCATTCAGTTCACCGGCATCGCGCGCGACACCATCCGCCCGGGGTGGGTGCTGTTTGTGTCGTCGGTAACACGCGATTCACTGCAGGCCGCGCTCAAGCAGGGCGCGGTGCAGCTGCACGTCCTGATCAACACCAGCTTCGCCCGTCGCCCCGAACGTACCCTCGTGGCAGAAATCCGCGGCACCACCGCCCCCAATGAACGCTTCGTCTACTCGGCGCACGTGCAGGAACCCGGCGCCAACGACAATGCGTCTGGTGTGGGCACCCTCGCCGAAATGGCGCGCGTCGCCGCCTCACTTGTACAGCGTGGCATCGCCCAGCCCAGGCGCACCCTCACCTTTCTGTGGGGCGACGAGATTCGCAGCACCGACCGCTATCTCAAGGAAGACAGCACTCGGCGCGCCGGCGTGAAGTGGGGCATGTCCCTCGACATGGTAGGTGAGAATACCGCCCTCACCGGCGGCACGTTTCTCATTGAGAAAATGCCCGACCCCTCTGCCGTGTGGGTTCGCGGCGACGATCAGCACAGCGAATGGGGCGGCAAGCCTATCCCCGAGAATGAGATCAAGGCGTACTGGTTCAACGATTTCGTGCGCAACCGCTGCCTTGATCGCGCCCGCACCACCAAATGGGTGGTAAAGGCCAATCCGTTCGAAGGCGGCAGCGATCACACCCCGTTCCTGAATGCCGACATCCCCGCCGTGCTGCTCTGGCACTTCACCGATGTGTTCTATCACACCGATCTCGATCGCATTGAGAACGTGAGTGCCACCACGCTCGCCAACGTGGGCGCTTGTGCACTCACCACGGGACTCTTGCTCACGCAGGGCACCCCGGTCATTGCCCGCGCCGCGCTCGAAGAGCTCACCGTCACCGCTCAACAGGCGCTGCGAACGCAAGCGGCGCTCAGCCGCGATACGCTCGCCCGCGGCGGCAATGTGCAGTACGAGCAGCACATTCTGAATGTGTGGCGCGACTATTACCTCGCGGCCCTCGACCGCGTGGCCGACATCGCGGTAGGTCCCGTAGACCTGCGTACCGCGCTGGCCAACGCGAAGCGCCGAGTACGCGCCGCGACGGTCACGCTGCAGTGA
- the bchE gene encoding magnesium-protoporphyrin IX monomethyl ester anaerobic oxidative cyclase: MKLVFVQPNYHAGGAEIAGNWPPGWVAYIGGALKHAGFTDITFVDAMTNHIDDESLRQRLIELKPDAVLATAITPMIYQAQRTLQIAREVAPQAHTILGGIHPTFMYQQVFNEAPWIDYIVRGEGEEIIVELMQHLRDGTALATRRDIRGIAFVEDGQVVATPARPPIANLDDLTPDWSLLEWNKYIYIPLNCRVAVPNFARGCPFTCRFCSQWKFWRKYRTRDPKKFVDEIETLVRDHKVGFFILADEEPTINKKKFIALCEELIARDLPVHWGINTRVTDILRDEKELPLYRKAGLVHVSLGTEAAAQLKLDRFRKQTTLEQNKRAIKMLKDAGMIAEAQFIIGLENETQETIEETYKYSQDWQPDMANWNMYTPWPFAELFQELGERVEVRDYAKYNFVTPIIQPDEMTRDQVLKGVLRNYARFYAKKAFLSYPWQKDPFKRKYLRGCLRAFAKTTINKKFYDLERLKFNGTGLESDFGFDEDKVFTREELRTMSEARPEFAADVDFSGSVPVLGHAAVRPQEEEAVRAC; this comes from the coding sequence ATGAAGCTGGTCTTTGTACAGCCCAATTATCATGCAGGTGGTGCGGAAATCGCCGGCAACTGGCCCCCGGGCTGGGTCGCTTACATTGGCGGTGCCCTCAAGCACGCCGGCTTCACGGACATCACGTTCGTGGACGCGATGACCAACCACATCGATGATGAGTCGCTGCGCCAGCGTCTCATTGAGCTCAAGCCTGATGCGGTGCTGGCCACGGCCATCACCCCCATGATCTATCAGGCGCAGCGCACCCTGCAGATTGCGCGCGAAGTCGCGCCGCAGGCGCATACGATTCTGGGTGGCATCCACCCCACCTTCATGTATCAGCAGGTGTTCAACGAAGCGCCGTGGATTGACTACATCGTGCGCGGCGAAGGCGAAGAAATCATCGTTGAGCTCATGCAGCACCTGCGCGACGGCACCGCGCTCGCCACCCGTCGCGACATCCGCGGCATTGCCTTCGTGGAAGATGGCCAGGTGGTGGCCACACCGGCGCGCCCTCCCATTGCCAACCTCGACGACCTCACGCCCGACTGGTCGCTGCTGGAGTGGAACAAGTACATCTACATTCCGCTAAACTGCCGGGTGGCGGTGCCCAACTTTGCGCGCGGCTGCCCGTTTACCTGCCGCTTCTGCTCGCAGTGGAAGTTCTGGCGCAAGTATCGCACGCGCGATCCCAAGAAGTTCGTCGACGAAATTGAAACGCTGGTGCGCGATCACAAGGTGGGCTTCTTCATTCTGGCCGACGAAGAACCCACCATCAACAAGAAGAAGTTCATCGCGCTCTGCGAAGAGCTCATTGCCCGCGACCTGCCGGTACACTGGGGTATCAACACCCGCGTGACCGACATTCTACGCGACGAGAAGGAACTGCCCCTCTACCGCAAAGCCGGTCTGGTGCACGTATCGCTGGGTACCGAAGCCGCGGCGCAGCTCAAGCTCGATCGCTTCCGCAAGCAGACCACGCTCGAGCAGAACAAGCGCGCCATCAAGATGCTGAAAGACGCCGGCATGATTGCCGAAGCGCAGTTCATCATTGGGCTCGAAAACGAAACGCAGGAAACTATCGAGGAGACGTACAAGTACTCCCAGGACTGGCAGCCCGATATGGCCAACTGGAACATGTACACCCCGTGGCCCTTCGCCGAACTGTTCCAGGAACTCGGCGAGCGCGTGGAAGTACGCGACTACGCCAAGTACAACTTCGTCACGCCCATCATTCAGCCTGACGAGATGACACGCGATCAGGTGCTGAAAGGCGTTCTGCGCAACTACGCCCGCTTCTACGCCAAGAAAGCGTTCCTGTCGTATCCGTGGCAAAAGGATCCGTTCAAGCGCAAATACCTGCGCGGTTGTCTGCGCGCCTTCGCCAAGACCACCATCAACAAGAAGTTCTACGACCTGGAGCGGCTCAAGTTCAACGGCACCGGCCTCGAGTCGGACTTCGGCTTCGACGAAGACAAGGTGTTCACGCGCGAAGAGCTGCGCACCATGTCCGAAGCGCGCCCCGAGTTTGCCGCCGATGTGGACTTCTCCGGTAGCGTCCCCGTACTCGGCCATGCCGCCGTTCGGCCGCAGGAAGAGGAAGCCGTCCGTGCCTGTTGA
- the bchJ gene encoding bacteriochlorophyll 4-vinyl reductase, which translates to MRAVQPARIGPNTIIQIAQVLRDRFGESTAATLLFESTGYAMGALPAAMVDEREAQAFVQTVMRSLGEDRGARVLHEAGHRTATYLMANRIPHAAQWVMKLLPKRAGLAVLLKAMQANAWTFAGSGSFGVKRTPKGAELTFHACAMCRDMHSHGPVCDFYAGTFEHLIRSLVSPRATVREVECQALGAHCCRFEVLAIH; encoded by the coding sequence ATGCGCGCCGTCCAGCCGGCACGCATTGGTCCCAACACCATCATTCAGATCGCGCAGGTGCTGCGTGACCGGTTTGGCGAGAGCACCGCAGCAACCCTGCTCTTTGAAAGCACCGGCTACGCCATGGGCGCCCTGCCGGCGGCCATGGTGGACGAACGTGAGGCGCAGGCGTTCGTCCAGACCGTCATGCGCTCGCTGGGGGAGGATCGTGGAGCACGGGTCCTCCACGAGGCTGGTCATCGCACGGCCACCTATCTCATGGCCAACCGCATTCCGCATGCAGCGCAGTGGGTCATGAAGCTGCTGCCAAAGCGGGCCGGGCTGGCGGTGCTGCTCAAGGCCATGCAGGCCAACGCCTGGACCTTTGCCGGCAGTGGCTCCTTTGGCGTGAAGCGCACCCCCAAGGGGGCGGAGCTCACCTTCCATGCCTGCGCCATGTGCCGTGACATGCACAGTCACGGGCCAGTCTGTGACTTTTATGCTGGCACCTTTGAGCATCTCATCCGCTCACTGGTCTCGCCGCGGGCCACAGTACGCGAGGTGGAGTGCCAGGCACTGGGCGCACACTGCTGTCGCTTTGAGGTCCTCGCGATACATTAG
- a CDS encoding prephenate dehydratase domain-containing protein: protein MTESDSPRVAFQGELGAFSEMAIRQQWPSGAVAVPCLTFPEAVAQVMDGRAHFGIIPVENAIVGPVKVAMDALAAAGDALVVRAETRVPVHLCLMAPAGATLAELREIHSHPVALAQCRIFFARHGWLQSAPHADTAGAARDVAQRGDRTQGAVASEMAAERYGLEVIARRIEDVAANWTRFVVVSRAG from the coding sequence GTGACCGAATCCGACTCACCGCGCGTCGCTTTTCAGGGCGAACTTGGCGCGTTCAGCGAAATGGCCATCCGGCAGCAGTGGCCCAGCGGCGCGGTAGCCGTGCCCTGCCTCACCTTCCCGGAGGCGGTGGCTCAGGTCATGGATGGACGGGCCCATTTCGGCATCATCCCCGTGGAAAACGCCATCGTCGGCCCCGTCAAAGTGGCCATGGACGCGCTCGCCGCCGCGGGGGACGCCCTGGTTGTGCGGGCCGAAACCCGGGTGCCGGTGCACCTCTGTCTGATGGCGCCGGCGGGAGCCACCCTGGCCGAGCTGCGGGAGATTCACAGTCACCCCGTCGCCCTCGCCCAGTGCCGCATCTTCTTCGCGCGTCACGGCTGGCTGCAAAGTGCTCCCCACGCCGACACCGCCGGCGCCGCTCGCGACGTGGCCCAGCGGGGTGACCGCACCCAAGGGGCCGTCGCCAGCGAAATGGCCGCCGAACGGTACGGCCTCGAAGTCATTGCCCGCCGCATCGAAGACGTGGCCGCCAACTGGACGCGGTTCGTGGTGGTGAGCCGGGCGGGGTGA
- the hemJ gene encoding protoporphyrinogen oxidase HemJ — translation MAAYYLWIKAFHVIAVIAWYAGLFYIFRLYVYHVQKRGEPSVTATLEVMERRLLRGIMMPAMVVSIGLGSWMVYLNPSLLQMPWMHMKLGAIALLLGYHGFASHTRKRFLAGDYFLSETACRWINEAPTVLLFFIVIGVIVRKP, via the coding sequence ATGGCTGCCTACTATCTCTGGATCAAAGCGTTTCACGTTATCGCTGTCATTGCCTGGTACGCCGGGCTGTTCTACATCTTCCGTCTGTACGTGTACCACGTGCAGAAGCGCGGTGAACCGTCGGTCACCGCCACACTGGAGGTCATGGAGCGGCGGCTGCTGCGCGGCATCATGATGCCCGCCATGGTCGTCTCCATCGGCCTTGGCTCGTGGATGGTGTACCTCAATCCGTCGCTGCTGCAGATGCCGTGGATGCACATGAAGCTCGGCGCCATTGCGCTGCTCCTGGGCTACCACGGCTTCGCGTCGCACACGCGCAAGCGCTTTCTCGCCGGCGACTACTTTTTGAGCGAAACCGCCTGCCGCTGGATCAACGAAGCGCCCACTGTTCTGCTCTTCTTCATCGTCATTGGTGTCATTGTGCGCAAACCATGA